In one Balaenoptera ricei isolate mBalRic1 chromosome 20, mBalRic1.hap2, whole genome shotgun sequence genomic region, the following are encoded:
- the POLR2A gene encoding DNA-directed RNA polymerase II subunit RPB1 isoform X2 gives MSVTEGGIKYPETTEGGRPKLGGLMDPRQGVIERTGRCQTCAGNMTECPGHFGHIELAKPVFHVGFLVKTMKVLRCVCFFCSKLLVDSNNPKIKDILAKSKGQPKKRLTHVYDLCKGKNICEGGEEMDNKFGVEQPEGDEDLTKEKGHGGCGRYQPRIRRSGLELYAEWKHVNEDSQEKKILLSPERVHEIFKRISDEECFVLGMEPRYARPEWMIVTVLPVPPLSVRPAVVMQGSARNQDDLTHKLADIVKINNQLRRNEQNGAAAHVIAEDVKLLQFHVATMVDNELPGLPRAMQKSGRPLKSLKQRLKGKEGRVRGNLMGKRVDFSARTVITPDPNLSIDQVGVPRSIAANMTFAEIVTPFNIDRLQELVRRGNSQYPGAKYIIRDNGDRIDLRFHPKPSDLHLQTGYKVERHMCDGDIVIFNRQPTLHKMSMMGHRVRILPWSTFRLNLSVTTPYNADFDGDEMNLHLPQSLETRAEIQELAMVPRMIVTPQSNRPVMGIVQDTLTAVRKFTKRDVFLERGEVMNLLMFLSTWDGKVPQPAILKPRPLWTGKQIFSLIIPGHINCIRTHSTHPDDEDSGPYKHISPGDTKVVVENGELIMGILCKKSLGTSAGSLVHISYLEMGHDITRLFYSNIQTVINNWLLIEGHTIGIGDSIADSKTYQDIQNTIKKAKQDVIEVIEKAHNNELEPTPGNTLRQTFENQVNRILNDARDKTGSSAQKSLSEYNNFKSMVVSGAKGSKINISQVIAVVGQQNVEGKRIPFGFKHRTLPHFIKDDYGPESRGFVENSYLAGLTPTEFFFHAMGGREGLIDTAVKTAETGYIQRRLIKSMESVMVKYDATVRNSINQVVQLRYGEDGLAGESVEFQNLATLKPSNKAFEKKFRFDYTNERALRRTLQEDVVKDVLSNAHIQNELEREFERMREDREVLRVIFPTGDSKVVLPCNLLRMIWNAQKIFHINPRLPSDLHPIKVVEGVKELSKKLVIVNGDDPLSRQAQENATLLFNIHLRSTLCSRRMAEEFRLSGEAFDWLLGEIESKFNQAIAHPGEMVGALAAQSLGEPATQMTLNTFHYAGVSAKNVTLGVPRLKELINISKKPKTPSLTVFLLGQSARDAERAKDILCRLEHTTLRKVTANTAIYYDPNPQSTVVAEDQEWVNVYYEMPDFDVARISPWLLRVELDRKHMTDRKLTMEQIAEKINAGFGDDLNCIFNDDNAEKLVLRIRIMNSDENKMQEEEEVVDKMDDDVFLRCIESNMLTDMTLQGIEQISKVYMHLPQTDNKKKIIITEDGEFKALQEWILETDGVSLMRVLSEKDVDPVRTTSNDIVEIFTVLGIEAVRKALERELYHVISFDGSYVNYRHLALLCDTMTCRGHLMAITRHGVNRQDTGPLMKCSFEETVDVLMEAAAHGESDPMKGVSENIMLGQLAPAGTGCFDLLLDAEKCKYGMEIPTNIPGLGAAGPTGMFFGSAPSPMGGISPAMTPWNQGATPAYGAWSPSVGSGMTPGAAGFSPSAASDASGFSPGYSPAWSPTPGSPGSPGPSSPYIPSPGGAMSPSYSPTSPAYEPRSPGGYTPQSPSYSPTSPSYSPTSPSYSPTSPNYSPTSPSYSPTSPSYSPTSPSYSPTSPSYSPTSPSYSPTSPSYSPTSPSYSPTSPSYSPTSPSYSPTSPSYSPTSPSYSPTSPSYSPTSPSYSPTSPSYSPTSPSYSPTSPNYSPTSPNYTPTSPSYSPTSPSYSPTSPNYTPTSPNYSPTSPSYSPTSPSYSPTSPSYSPSSPRYTPQSPTYTPSSPSYSPSSPSYSPTSPKYTPTSPSYSPSSPEYTPTSPKYSPTSPKYSPTSPKYSPTSPTYSPTTPKYSPTSPTYSPTSPVYTPTSPKYSPTSPTYSPTSPKYSPTSPTYSPTSPKGSTYSPTSPGYSPTSPTYSLTSPAISPDDSDEEN, from the exons ATGTCTGTGACAGAGGGCGGCATCAAATACCCAGAGACCACCGAGGGAGGCCGCCCCAAGCTTGGGGGGCTGATGGATCCGAGGCAGGGGGTGATTGAGAGGACTGGCCGGTGCCAGACCTGTGCAG GAAACATGACAGAGTGTCCTGGCCACTTTGGCCACATTGAGCTGGCCAAACCCGTGTTCCATGTCGGCTTCCTGGTCAAGACGATGAAAGTTTTGCGCTGCGTCTGCTTCTTCTGCTCCAAATTGCTTGTGGACTCT AACAACCCGAAGATCAAGGACATTTTGGCTAAGTCCAAGGGGCAGCCCAAGAAGCGGCTCACACACGTCTATGACCTCTGCAAGGGCAAAAACATCTGCGAGGGCGGGGAGGAGATGGACAACAAGTTCGGCGTGGAGCAGCCTGAGGGCGATGAGGATTTGACCAAAGAAAAG GGCCACGGCGGCTGTGGGCGGTACCAGCCCAGGATCCGGCGCTCCGGCCTGGAGCTGTATGCAGAGTGGAAGCACGTCAACGAGGACTCTCAGGAGAAGAAGATCCTGCTGAGTCCTGAGCGGGTGCACGAGATCTTCAAACGCATCTCAGATGAGGAGTGCTTCGTCCTGGGCATGGAGCCTCGCTACGCCCGGCCCGAGTGGATGATTGTCACTGTGCTGCCCGTGCCCCCGCTCTCTGTGCGGCCCGCCGTTGTGATGCAGGGCTCTGCCCGCAACCAG GATGACCTGACACACAAGCTGGCCGACATCGTGAAGATCAACAATCAGCTTCGGCGCAACGAGCAGAACGGCGCAGCCGCGCATGTCATCGCTGAGGACGTGAAGCTCCTCCAGTTTCACGTGGCCACCATGGTGGACAACGAGCTGCCTGGCTTGCCTCGT GCCATGCAGAAGTCTGGGCGTCCCCTCAAGTCCCTGAAGCAGCGGTTGAAGGGCAAGGAAGGCCGTGTGCGCGGGAACCTGATGGGCAAGCGGGTGGACTTCTCGGCCCGCACTGTCATCACCCCCGACCCCAACCTCTCCATTGACCAGGTTGGCGTGCCTCGCTCCATTGCCGCCAACATGACCTTTGCGGAGATCGTCACCCCCTTCAACATTGACAG ACTTCAGGAACTAGTGCGCAGGGGGAACAGCCAGTACCCAGGGGCCAAGTACATCATCCGGGACAACGGTGATCGCATTGACCTGCGTTTCCACCCCAAGCCCAGTGACCTTCACCTGCAGACTGGCTATAAG GTGGAACGGCACATGTGCGATGGGGACATTGTTATCTTCAACCGGCAGCCAACTTTGCACAAAATGTCCATGATGGGACATCGGGTTCGCATCCTGCCCTGGTCTACTTTTCGCTTGAATCTTAG TGTGACAACTCCATACAATGCCGATTTTGATGGGGATGAGATGAACTTGCACCTGCCACAGTCCCTGGAGACGCGGGCTGAGATCCAGGAGCTCGCCATGGTGCCACGCATGATTGTCACCCCCCAGAGCAATCGCCCAGTTATGGGCATTGTGCAGGACACGCTGACCGCAGTGCGCAAATTCACCAAGAGGGACGTTTTCCTGGAGCGG GGGGAGGTGATGAACCTCCTGATGTTCCTGTCCACGTGGGACGGCAAGGTCCCACAGCCAGCCATCCTGAAGCCCCGGCCCCTGTGGACAGGGAAGCAGATCTTCTCCCTCATCATACCCGGCCACATCAACTGTATCCGCACCCACAGCACCCATCCCGACGATGAGGATAGTGGCCCTTACAAGCACATCTCTCCTGGGGACACCAAG GTGGTGGTGGAGAACGGGGAGCTGATCATGGGCATCCTGTGTAAGAAGTCTTTGGGCACATCAGCTGGCTCCCTGGTCCACATCTCTTACCTAGAGATGGGTCATGACATCACCCGCCTCTTCTACTCCAACATTCAGACTGTCATTAACAACTGGCTCCTCATTGAGG gtCATACCATTGGCATCGGGGACTCCATTGCTGATTCTAAGACTTACCAAGACATTCAGAACACTATTAAGAAGGCCAAGCAGGATGTAATAGAG GTCATCGAGAAGGCCCATAACAACGAGCTGGAGCCCACCCCGGGCAACACTCTGCGGCAGACCTTTGAGAACCAGGTGAACCGCATTCTCAACGATGCCCGAGACAAGACTGGCTCCTCTGCCCAGAAATCCCTGTCTGAATACAACAACTTTAAGTCAATGGTTGTGTCCGGGGCTAAAGGTTCCAAGATCAACATCTCCCAG GTCATTGCTGTCGTCGGGCAGCAGAACGTGGAGGGCAAGCGGATCCCGTTTGGGTTCAAGCACCGGACTCTGCCTCACTTCATCAAAGATGACTATGGGCCTGAGAGCCGTGGCTTTGTGGAGAACTCCTACCTGGCCGGCCTCACGCCCACCGAGTTCTTCTTCCATGCCATGGGGGGTCGTGAGGGGCTCATCGACACAGCTGTCAAGACTGCTGAGACTG GGTACATCCAGCGGCGGCTGATCAAATCCATGGAGTCGGTGATGGTGAAGTATGATGCCACCGTGCGGAACTCCATCAATCAGGTGGTACAGCTGCGCTATGGCGAAGACGGCCTGGCGGGCGAGAGCGTTGAGTTCCAGAACCTGGCTACCCTCAAGCCTTCCAACAAGGCTTTCGAGAAGAA GTTCCGCTTTGATTATACCAATGAGAGGGCCCTGCGGCGCACCCTGCAGGAGGACGTGGTGAAGGACGTGCTGAGCAACGCACACATTCAGAACGAGCTGGAGCGAGAATTTGAGCGGATGCGTGAGGACCGGGAGGTGCTCAGGGTCATCTTCCCAACTGGTGACAGCAAG GTTGTCCTCCCCTGTAACCTGCTGCGCATGATCTGGAACGCTCAGAAGATCTTCCACATCAACCCTCGCCTCCCCTCTGACCTGCACCCCATCAAGGTGGTAGAGG GTGTCAAGGAGCTGAGCAAGAAGCTGGTGATTGTGAATGGGGACGACCCACTGAGCCGGCAGGCCCAGGAGAACGCCACCCTGCTCTTCAACATCCACCTGCGGTCCACGCTGTGCTCCCGCCGCATGGCTGAGGAGTTTCGGCTCAGCGGAGAGGCCTTCGACTGGCTGCTCGGAGAGATCGAGTCCAAGTTCAACCAAGCCATT GCCCATCCTGGGGAAATGGTGGGAGCTCTGGCTGCACAGTCCCTTGGAGAACCTGCCACCCAGATGACCCTGAACACCTTCCACTATGCTGGTGTGTCCGCCAAGAATGTGACGCTGGGTGTGCCCCGACTTAAGGAGCTCATCAACATTTCCAAGAAGCCAAAGACCCCCTCACTTACTGTCTTCCTGCTGGGCCAGTCTGCTCGCGATGCTGAGAGAGCCAAG gataTTCTGTGCCGCCTGGAACATACAACGTTGAGGAAGGTGACTGCCAACACGGCCATCTACTATGACCCCAACCCGCAGAGCACGGTGGTGGCAGAGGATCAGGAGTGGGTGAATGTCTACTACGAGATGCCTGACTTTGATGTGGCCCGAATCTCCCCCTGGCTTTTGCGGGTGGAGCTGGACCGGAAGCACATGACTGATCGGAAGCTGACAATGGAGCAGATTGCCGAAAAGATCAACGCTG GTTTCGGTGATGACTTGAATTGCATCTTTAACGATGATAATGCAGAGAAGCTGGTGCTTCGTATCCGCATCATGAACAGTGATGAAAACAAGATGCAAGAG GAAGAGGAGGTGGTGGACAAGATGGATGACGACGTCTTCCTGCGCTGCATCGAGTCCAACATGCTGACAGATATGACCCTGCAGGGCATCGAGCAGATCAGCAAG GTGTACATGCACTTGCCGCAGACAGACAACAAGAAGAAGATCATCATCACAGAGGACGGGGAGTTCAAGGCCTTGCAGGAGTGGATCCTGGAGACGGATGGCGTGAGCCTCATGCGGGTGCTGAGCGAGAAGGACGTGGACCCTGTGCGCACCACGTCCAACGACATCGTGGAGATCTTCACA GTGCTGGGCATAGAAGCCGTGCGGAAGGCCCTGGAGCGGGAGCTATACCATGTCATCTCCTTCGATGGTTCCTACGTCAATTATCGGCACTTGGCTCTCCTGTGTGATACCATGACCTGTCGTGGCCACTTGATGGCCATCACCCGACACGGAGTCAACCGCCAGGATACCGGACCTCTCATGAAGTGCTCCTTTGAGGAAACG GTGGATGTGCTTATGGAAGCAGCTGCACATGGAGAGAGCGACCCCATGAAGGGGGTGTCTGAGAACATCATGCTGGGCCAGCTGGCTCCAGCCGGCACTGGCTGTTTTGACCTCCTGCTCGATGCAGAGAAGTGCAAGTATGGCATGGAGATCCCCACCAACATCCCTGGCTTGGGGGCTGCCGGAC CCACCGGCATGTTCTTCGGCTCGGCCCCCAGTCCCATGGGAGGAATTTCTCCAGCCATGACACCCTGGAACCAGGGCGCAACCCCAGCCTACGGCGCCTGGTCCCCCAGTGTTG GGAGCGGGATGACCCCGGGGGCAGCAGGCTTCTCTCCCAGTGCTGCTTCAGATGCCAGTGGCTTCAGCCCTGGTTACTCCCCGGCCTGGTCTCCCACGCCGGGTTCCCCGGGCTCCCCTGGCCCCTCAAGCCCGTATATCCCCTCACCAG GGGGTGCCATGTCTCCCAGCTACTCCCCAACGTCGCCTGCCTACGAGCCCCGCTCCCCTGGGGGCTACACGCCCCAGAGTCCCTCTTACTCCCCCACTTCACCCTCCTACTCCCCTACGTCTCCATCCTATTCTCCAACCAGCCCCAACTACAGCCCCACGTCACCCAGCTACTCCCCGACCTCGCCCAGCTACTCCCCGACCTCACCCAGCTACTCCCCGACCTCGCCCAGCTACTCCCCGACCTCGCCCAGCTACTCCCCGACCTCGCCCAGCTACTCGCCCACTTCCCCAAGCTACTCGCCCACATCACCTAGCTACTCGCCCACCTCTCCCAGCTACTCGCCCACCTCACCCAGTTACTCGCCAACTTCACCCAGCTACTCGCCCACCTCACCCAGCTACTCGCCGACATCTCCAAGCTATTCGCCGACATCACCAAGCTACTCACCAACTTCCCCAAGTTACTCACCCACCAGCCCTAACTATTCTCCAACCAGTCCCAATTACACCCCGACGTCACCCAGCTATAGCCCAACATCCCCCAGCTACTCACCGACTAGTCCCAACTACACACCAACGAGCCCCAACTACAGCCCAACCTCTCCAAGCTACTCTCCGACTTCACCCAGCTACTCCCCGACCTCACCAAGCTACTCCCCTTCGAGCCCACGATACACACCACAGTCTCCCACCTATACCCCGAGCTCACCCAGCTACAGCCCCAGCTCGCCCAGCTACAGCCCAACTTCGCCAAAGTACACCCCAACCAGTCCTTCCTACAGCCCCAGCTCACCGGAGTACACCCCGACCTCTCCCAAGTACTCACCTACCAGCCCGAAATATTCGCCCACTTCCCCCAAGTACTCTCCTACCAGCCCCACCTACTCGCCCACCACTCCAAAATACTCACCGACATCTCCTACTTACTCACCAACCTCTCCGGTCTACACCCCAACCTCCCCCAAGTATTCACCCACTAGCCCCACCTACTCACCCACCTCCCCCAAGTACTCGCCCACCAGCCCCACCTACTCGCCCACTTCCCCCAAAGGCTCGACCTACTCGCCCACCTCCCCTGGCTACTCACCCACCAGCCCCACCTATAGCCTCACCAGCCCAGCCATCAGTCCCGATGACAGTGATGAGGAGAACTGA